In Mesoplasma florum L1, the DNA window GACAAAAATTATGAATTAGTTTTAGAAGACATGAAAGCTGTAAAAAAAGCAGCTGGATCACATGTTGTTAAATGTATTATGGAAAATTGTTTATTAACAAAAGAAGAAATCATGAAAGCTTGTGAAATAGCTGTTGAAGCTGGATTAGAATTTGTTAAAACATCAACAGGATTTTCAAAATCAGGTGCAACATTTGAAGATGTTAAACTAATGAAGTCAGTTGTTAAAGACAATGCTTTAGTTAAAGCAGCTGGTGGAGTTAGAACATTTGAAGATGCTCAAAAAATGATTGAAGCAGGAGCTGACCGCTTAGGAACAAGTGGTGGAGTAGCTATTATTAAAGGTGAAGAAAACAACGCGAGTTACTAAAACTAGCGTTTTTTTATTTTGCTCATTTTTATTAAAAGTTTGCAAAAAGGAACATAAAAATTCTAATTATTGATACTAAAGTTATTAAAAAGAAGATTTTGGTTGATTTTATAAAGGTCATAGAATATAATATTTTAGCATGTGTATTTTGTGTGCTCATTTACAACACACCGGTAAGGGTTGTTGATGAATGAAAAAATTATTAAAAATGGAGGTTACAATGGCAGAACAAAAAATGAGAATAAAACTAAAAGGCTATGATCACGCAATTATCGATCAAAGTATTTTAAAAATTATTGAAGCTGCTGAAGGAACTGGGGCAAAGGTTAGAGGACCTATCCCATTACCAACAGATAAACAAGTGATTACCATCTTAAGAGCTGTTCACAAGTACAAAGACTCACGTGAACAATTCGAAATGAGAACACACAAAAGATTATTAGAGATTTTAAATCCAACACCAACTACAATGGACGTATTAAAAAGAGTTCAATTACCAAGTGGTGTAGATATCGAAATCAAGTTATAAAAAAAATACAAATACAAAATTAAGTAACGAAATATACATGATTATCAATTAGGAGGATAAAAAGATGAAAGGAATCTTAGGACGTAAAGTTGAAATGACTCAAGTTTTTACAGCTAACGGGAAATTAGTACCAGTTACTGTAGTTGAAGTTCAACCAAACACTATCTTACAAGTTAAAACTCTTGAAACAAATGGTTACGTTGCTACTCAATTAGGAGTATTCGACAAAAGAGAAAACTTAGTAAACAAACCTGAATTAGGACAATTCAAAAAAGCTAACTCAGTTCCTAAGCGCTTCGTAAAAGAGATCAGAAACATGGAAGGGTTTGAAGTTGGATCAGTAATTTCAGCATC includes these proteins:
- the rpsJ gene encoding 30S ribosomal protein S10, whose protein sequence is MAEQKMRIKLKGYDHAIIDQSILKIIEAAEGTGAKVRGPIPLPTDKQVITILRAVHKYKDSREQFEMRTHKRLLEILNPTPTTMDVLKRVQLPSGVDIEIKL
- the deoC gene encoding deoxyribose-phosphate aldolase — its product is MKLNKYIDHTLLKQDATKAEIKQLCDEAIEFDFATVCVNSYWTSYCKELLKGTNVGITNVVGFPLGACTTATKAFEVSEAIKDGATEIDMVLNIGALKDKNYELVLEDMKAVKKAAGSHVVKCIMENCLLTKEEIMKACEIAVEAGLEFVKTSTGFSKSGATFEDVKLMKSVVKDNALVKAAGGVRTFEDAQKMIEAGADRLGTSGGVAIIKGEENNASY